The proteins below are encoded in one region of Brassica napus cultivar Da-Ae chromosome A6, Da-Ae, whole genome shotgun sequence:
- the LOC106367646 gene encoding uncharacterized protein LOC106367646 isoform X2 yields MNPEKQEMPALISNLPKIWKLEERVVGTDLGFGKFQFDFETVEDMEGVLKNQPFHFDYWMLALARWQPKKSLLYPSEIPFWVRIIGVPVEFKTEATFESIGDAIGRTVTVDLDHSRVQVVVDAFKELCFETTIDFNGGEFYDGEEAPVSLRYEKLFGYCQVCGSLCHKDDVCPLDVKNTKKSPEKKREGREGNGVWHDGAKYDDRARSYKGVVINGNANQQQKEREGREYYGKGKGKMGEETDSKWMKVPERGNKRANNNRGTYRGDGEASRYRPARREDSRSGVQSGHLRHSSEQTKQPFQQEVREEVREEGEIRSVAEARIMPPSQAFQVELANTQAEGTTVISDPTDVDRGLAEVHGMQEDQVDLEDEDVMDMDEIKAHLLENGIDMDAEDFLEETAEEETEEVIKEQAEDNNAHVTDGGTVEEEQGPVAGNAEKKPGLRKRLFKASTGTAGSSKLRAFNALASPRKRAAAKPGVRPGDTIKQAESKGASNLKLGTQKI; encoded by the coding sequence ATGAATCCGGAGAAGCAGGAGATGCCGGCTCTAATTTCGAATCTCCCGAAGATATGGAAACTGGAAGAGAGGGTTGTTGGTacggatttggggtttgggaaGTTCCAGTTTGATTTCGAAACGGTGGAAGATATGGAAGGGGTTCTCAAGAATCAACCTTTTCATTTTGATTACTGGATGTTGGCTTTGGCGCGGTGGCAACCAAAAAAGTCCCTGCTCTATCCATCGGAAATACCTTTTTGGGTTCGAATCATTGGAGTCCCGGTGGAGTTCAAAACGGAAGCCACTTTTGAGAGCATTGGAGACGCCATAGGAAGAACGGTGACCGTAGATTTGGATCACTCTCGAGTGCAAGTGGTGGTTGATGCGTTTAAAGAATTGTGCTTTGAAACCACGATAGATTTCAATGGTGGGGAGTTCTATGATGGTGAGGAAGCTCCGGTATCACTGCGGTATGAGAAGCTGTTTGGATATTGTCAAGTGTGCGGGAGTCTTTGCCACAAGGACGACGTCTGTCCCCTAGATGTGAAGAACACTAAGAAGAGTCCAGAAAAGAAACGTGAGGGAAGAGAAGGTAATGGGGTTTGGCATGATGGAGCGAAGTACGATGATCGTGCAAGGAGTTATAAAGGTGTAGTCATTAATGGAAATGCGAATCAACAGCAAAAAGAAAGAGAGGGCCGTGAGTATTATGGCAAAGGTAAAGGCAAAATGGGGGAAGAAACCGATTCAAAATGGATGAAGGTGCCAGAGAGAGGAAATAAGAGAGCCAACAACAACCGTGGAACTTATAGAGGAGATGGGGAGGCTTCTCGATACAGACCTGCCAGGCGAGAGGACTCAAGGTCTGGTGTTCAGAGTGGGCATCTTCGACACTCTTCAGAACAGACTAAGCAACCGTTTCAACAAGAGGTTCGTGAGGAAGTTCGAGAGGAGGGTGAGATTAGGTCCGTTGCGGAGGCTCGCATAATGCCACCCTCTCAGGCGTTTCAAGTGGAACTGGCCAATACTCAGGCTGAGGGAACAACAGTCATCTCGGATCCTACTGACGTGGACCGTGGATTGGCAGAGGTACATGGTATGCAGGAGGATCAAGTTGACTTAGAAGATGAGGATGTGATGGACATGGATGAGATTAAGGCTCATCTACTTGAGAATGGGATTGATATGGATGCAGAGGATTTTTTAGAAGAGACAGCAGAGGAAGAAACTGAGGAAGTGATCAAGGAACAGGCAGAAGATAACAATGCTCATGTTACAGATGGGGGGACTGTGGAAGAGGAGCAAGGCCCGGTTGCTGGAAATGCGGAGAAGAAACCAGGACTACGTAAGAGGCTGTTCAAGGCATCGACCGGTACTGCGGGTAGTAGTAAATTGAGAGCATTTAATGCGCTTGCGTCCCCACGCAAGCGAGCTGCAGCGAAGCCAGGAGTGCGTCCGGGAGATACCATCAAGCAAGCGGAGAGTAAGGGTGCTTCAAACCTGAAACTTGGGACACAGAAGATTTGA
- the LOC125610077 gene encoding caffeoylshikimate esterase encodes MSSEAEKSNNSAPATPPPYFWGDMPEEEYYTSQGVRNTKSYFETPNGKLFTQSFLPLDGEIKGTVYMSHGYGSDTSWMFQKICMSFCNWGYAVFAADLLGHGRSDGIRCYLGDMEKVAATSLCFFKHVRDSEPYKHLPAFLFGESMGGLATLLMYFQSEPDTWTGLIFSAPLFVIPEDMKPSKTHLFAYGLLFGLADTWAAMPDNKMVGKAIHDPEKLKIIAANPQRYTGKPRVGTMRELLRKTLYVQENFGRVTAPFLTVHGTADGVTCPSSSKLLYEKASSDDKTLKLYDGMYHSLIQGEPDENVAIVLKDMREWIDERVERYGSK; translated from the exons aTGTCGTCTGAGGCGGAGAAGTCAAACAATTCAGCTCCGGCGACACCGCCGCCGTATTTCTGGGGAGACATGCCGGAGGAAGAGTACTACACTTCCCAAGGCGTGCGTAACACCAAATCCTACTTCGAAACACCCAACGGAAAGCTCTTCACGCAGAGCTTTCTCCCCTTAGATGGTGAGATCAAAGGGACGGTGTACATGTCTCACGGGTACGGATCCGACACGAGCTGGATGTTCCAGAAGATCTGCATGAGCTTCTGCAATTGGGGTTACGCCGTTTTCGCCGCCGATCTTCTTGGTCACGGCCGTTCCGATGGCATCCGCTGCTACTTGG GTGATATGGAGAAAGTTGCAGCAACATCATTGTGTTTCTTTAAGCATGTTCGTGACAGTGAACCGTATAAGCATCTTCCTGCTTTCCTCTTTGGTGAATCTATGGGAGGTCTTGCCACACTTCTCATGTACTTTCAATCCGAACCTGATACGTGGACCGGTTTGATCTTTTCGGCTCCTCTATTTGTTATACCGGAGGATATGAAGCCAAGCAAGACTCATCTTTTCGCCTACGGTCTCCTCTTTGGCTTGGCTGATACGTGGGCTGCAATGCCGGATAATAAGATGGTTGGGAAGGCTATCCATGACCCGGAAAAGCTCAAGATTATTGCAGCTAACCCACAAAG GTACACAGGGAAGCCTAGAGTGGGGACAATGAGAGAGTTACTGAGGAAGACACTATACGTGCAGGAAAATTTCGGGAGAGTAACTGCTCCGTTTCTGACGGTGCACGGGACAGCTGATGGAGTGACGTGTCCTTCATCGTCGAAGCTACTATATGAGAAGGCATCGAGTGATGATAAAACACTGAAGCTTTATGATGGGATGTACCATTCGTTGATTCAAGGAGAGCCAGATGAGAATGTTGCTATTGTGTTAAAGGATATGAGAGAGTGGATTGATGAGAGGGTTGAGAGGTATGGATCTAAGTAA
- the LOC125610075 gene encoding root phototropism protein 3-like, which yields MEKTSSPESAPVSVKSPATTVGEMECSLFDESSIHDIDYFVKTIAQIKAKGVRPDLIGSIITHYASKWLPDLSDIFTTSPDGPNQQSQQQQVQSESFSVTAFVMKKRFYVETLIGIIPPEKDSVSCDFLLRLLRTANLVGADDSYKAELEGRVAWQLDQASLKELMIPSFSHTCGTLLDVELVTRLVKKFAGLDSEGVKSGASLVKVAKLVDSYLAEVAVDGDLSLSEFISLAEALPNHARGTEDGLYRAIDTYLKAHPKVTKQERKRLCGLIDSKKLSVEASLHVAQNDRLPVRTVIQVLLTEQAKMSRSRHNNNDWSGLTFSPNPSSSHYSESGPARCMSKREMNVQQMEIKRLKEDMAKLKSEFEAMQTQLEKLVEKKCSSGSKGFFRWKKLGFRSGFSVSVLDKNGEEFGENGEREEYFGYETQTPSNMKTKLVKGRTPSRWRKSMS from the exons ATGGAGAAAACATCTTCGCCGGAATCTGCCCCCGTCTCCGTCAAATCTCCGGCAACCACCGTCGGAGAGATGGAATGTTCTTTATTCGACGAAAGTAGCATTCACGACATCGACTACTTCGTTAAGACCATAGCCCAGATCAAAGCCAAAGGTGTCCGTCCCGATCTCATCGGCTCCATCATCACTCATTACGCTTCCAAGTGGCTCCCTGACCTCTCCGACATCTTCACAACAAGCCCCGATGGTCCGAACCAACAGTCTCAACAGCAGCAAGTGCAGTCGGAGAGCTTCTCAGTAACGGCGTTTGTGATGAAGAAACGTTTCTACGTCGAAACACTCATCGGAATCATCCCGCCGGAGAAAGACTCTGTTTCTTGCGACTTCCTCCTCCGTCTCCTCAGGACGGCGAACCTTGTCGGAGCAGATGATAGCTACAAGGCGGAGCTCGAGGGGAGGGTTGCGTGGCAGCTTGACCAAGCTTCCCTCAAGGAGCTGATGATACCTTCGTTTAGTCACACGTGCGGGACGTTGTTAGACGTTGAGCTAGTGACTCGTTTGGTTAAGAAGTTCGCAGGGTTAGATAGCGAAGGAGTCAAGTCTGGTGCTTCTCTAGTTAAAGTGGCGAAGCTTGTCGACTCTTACTTAGCTGAAGTAGCCGTTGACGGCGATTTAAGTCTCTCGGAGTTTATTTCTCTAGCCGAAGCTCTCCCTAACCATGCTCGTGGTACAGAAGATGGCTTATACCGCGCAATTGACACCTACCTCAAG GCACATCCTAAAGTGACCAAGCAAGAAAGGAAGAGACTTTGTGGACTAATAGACAGCAAGAAGCTATCAGTGGAAGCATCTCTTCACGTTGCGCAGAATGATCGTTTACCGGTTAGAACTGTTATTCAAGTTTTACTCACTGAGCAGGCGAAGATGAGTCGGAGCCGCCACAACAACAATGATTGGAGTGGCTTAACGTTCAGTCCAAACCCTTCTAGTTCACACTATTCAGAGTCAGGTCCAGCTCGGTGCATGTCCAAACGCGAGATGAATGTCCAGCAGATGGAGATTAAGAGATTGAAAGAGGATATGGCAAAGCTCAAGAGCGAGTTTGAAGCAATGCAAACGCAGTTAGAGAAGCTGGTTGAGAAGAAATGTAGTAGTGGGAGTAAAGGTTTTTTTAGGTGGAAGAAGTTGGGGTTTAGAAGTGGTTTTAGCGTTAGCGTTTTGGATAAGAATGGTGAAGAGTTTGGTGAAAATGGAGAAAGAGAAGAATACTTTGGGTATGAGACTCAGACACCTAGTAATATGAAGACAAAGCTTGTCAAAGGAAGAACACCTTCTAGGTGGAGAAAATCAATGtcttga
- the LOC106367646 gene encoding uncharacterized protein LOC106367646 isoform X1, producing the protein MLQRDWDPGIGEVLSDHWDSESRFGDGILHDRNVADGRLDFPSDFRTAGLIEGETMIEIWIWRKQGSMKFGSLIFISIIFKTKLNQGRGISFLSFRWFFQRCGDMEKFCKGFHMESSMIFVQDKRDYRISLWLMGLLWAFDFVITNQIRIREIKEIIGILVQYKWTKGFFPWIIDLATFSLAIDKVHSFIFLLFAMSQSQLLGNGGEVKNGEGVRKRLKISVAHFDNSALIKNFSKTLLGRCMNPEKQEMPALISNLPKIWKLEERVVGTDLGFGKFQFDFETVEDMEGVLKNQPFHFDYWMLALARWQPKKSLLYPSEIPFWVRIIGVPVEFKTEATFESIGDAIGRTVTVDLDHSRVQVVVDAFKELCFETTIDFNGGEFYDGEEAPVSLRYEKLFGYCQVCGSLCHKDDVCPLDVKNTKKSPEKKREGREGNGVWHDGAKYDDRARSYKGVVINGNANQQQKEREGREYYGKGKGKMGEETDSKWMKVPERGNKRANNNRGTYRGDGEASRYRPARREDSRSGVQSGHLRHSSEQTKQPFQQEVREEVREEGEIRSVAEARIMPPSQAFQVELANTQAEGTTVISDPTDVDRGLAEVHGMQEDQVDLEDEDVMDMDEIKAHLLENGIDMDAEDFLEETAEEETEEVIKEQAEDNNAHVTDGGTVEEEQGPVAGNAEKKPGLRKRLFKASTGTAGSSKLRAFNALASPRKRAAAKPGVRPGDTIKQAESKGASNLKLGTQKI; encoded by the coding sequence ATGCTTCAAAGGGATTGGGATCCGGGGATTGGAGAGGTATTATCGGATCATTGGGATTCAGAGAGTCGATTTGGAGATGGGATTCTCCATGATCGGAATGTTGCAGATGGAAGATTGGATTTTCCTTCTGATTTTAGAACGGCTGGCTTGATCGAGGGTGAAACAATGATTGAGATTTGGATCTGGCGAAAACAAGGAAGTATGAAGTTTGGGTCCTTGATTTTTATTTCGATCATCTTTAAGACGAAATTGAATCAAGGAAGAGGTATATCCTTTCTTTCCTTTCGCTGGTTTTTTCAGAGATGTGGAGATATGGAGAAATTCTGCAAAGGGTTTCATATGGAAAGTTCGATGATATTTGTACAAGACAAGCGGGATTACCGAATAAGTTTGTGGTTAATGGGATTATTATGGGCATTTGATTTTGTTATCACGAATCAAATCAGAATTAGGGAAATTAAGGAAATTATTGGGATTTTGGTTCAGTATAAATGGACGAAAGGGTTCTTTCCTTGGATCATAGACCTTGCAACTTTCTCTCTTGCAATTGATAAAGTTCACagctttatttttcttcttttcgcTATGTCACAGAGTCAACTTTTGGGAAATGGGGGGGAGGTGAAGAACGGAGAAGGAGTTCGCAAACGTCTGAAGATATCAGTGGCCCACTTTGATAATTCGGCTCTCATCAAGAACTTTTCCAAGACCCTTCTCGGGAGATGTATGAATCCGGAGAAGCAGGAGATGCCGGCTCTAATTTCGAATCTCCCGAAGATATGGAAACTGGAAGAGAGGGTTGTTGGTacggatttggggtttgggaaGTTCCAGTTTGATTTCGAAACGGTGGAAGATATGGAAGGGGTTCTCAAGAATCAACCTTTTCATTTTGATTACTGGATGTTGGCTTTGGCGCGGTGGCAACCAAAAAAGTCCCTGCTCTATCCATCGGAAATACCTTTTTGGGTTCGAATCATTGGAGTCCCGGTGGAGTTCAAAACGGAAGCCACTTTTGAGAGCATTGGAGACGCCATAGGAAGAACGGTGACCGTAGATTTGGATCACTCTCGAGTGCAAGTGGTGGTTGATGCGTTTAAAGAATTGTGCTTTGAAACCACGATAGATTTCAATGGTGGGGAGTTCTATGATGGTGAGGAAGCTCCGGTATCACTGCGGTATGAGAAGCTGTTTGGATATTGTCAAGTGTGCGGGAGTCTTTGCCACAAGGACGACGTCTGTCCCCTAGATGTGAAGAACACTAAGAAGAGTCCAGAAAAGAAACGTGAGGGAAGAGAAGGTAATGGGGTTTGGCATGATGGAGCGAAGTACGATGATCGTGCAAGGAGTTATAAAGGTGTAGTCATTAATGGAAATGCGAATCAACAGCAAAAAGAAAGAGAGGGCCGTGAGTATTATGGCAAAGGTAAAGGCAAAATGGGGGAAGAAACCGATTCAAAATGGATGAAGGTGCCAGAGAGAGGAAATAAGAGAGCCAACAACAACCGTGGAACTTATAGAGGAGATGGGGAGGCTTCTCGATACAGACCTGCCAGGCGAGAGGACTCAAGGTCTGGTGTTCAGAGTGGGCATCTTCGACACTCTTCAGAACAGACTAAGCAACCGTTTCAACAAGAGGTTCGTGAGGAAGTTCGAGAGGAGGGTGAGATTAGGTCCGTTGCGGAGGCTCGCATAATGCCACCCTCTCAGGCGTTTCAAGTGGAACTGGCCAATACTCAGGCTGAGGGAACAACAGTCATCTCGGATCCTACTGACGTGGACCGTGGATTGGCAGAGGTACATGGTATGCAGGAGGATCAAGTTGACTTAGAAGATGAGGATGTGATGGACATGGATGAGATTAAGGCTCATCTACTTGAGAATGGGATTGATATGGATGCAGAGGATTTTTTAGAAGAGACAGCAGAGGAAGAAACTGAGGAAGTGATCAAGGAACAGGCAGAAGATAACAATGCTCATGTTACAGATGGGGGGACTGTGGAAGAGGAGCAAGGCCCGGTTGCTGGAAATGCGGAGAAGAAACCAGGACTACGTAAGAGGCTGTTCAAGGCATCGACCGGTACTGCGGGTAGTAGTAAATTGAGAGCATTTAATGCGCTTGCGTCCCCACGCAAGCGAGCTGCAGCGAAGCCAGGAGTGCGTCCGGGAGATACCATCAAGCAAGCGGAGAGTAAGGGTGCTTCAAACCTGAAACTTGGGACACAGAAGATTTGA